The following DNA comes from Mycobacterium sp. MS1601.
GGGAGTCAGTGGTTCGTAACTCATCGACGTGTGTTGCGCTGATTGCTTGTTGGCGCTCATCGCGGCGTCCCTCCTCGGGGCTGAATCTTTCGAATCCTCGTCGTCCCCTGATGGCAGGTGCCCACACCAGGGAGAGGGGTGTAACCCAGTCAACACGGTTGTGGCCCTGTCGCACAATGGGTGTGGATGCCGTCGCGCATTCTGCCCAGTGCAAGCGCGCATTCCGGCGTGCCGGTGGGCAGATCGCTCAGCCCTGGGTACGGGGACACCGGCGTCCGGCACCCTGTCTTGTTGATCGTCGCTTCGAGCGCGTTGATGCGCCGTCCGTTGGTCACAATGCACAGTCTGATCGGCGTCGCGCGTTTGAAGATGAGCAGATTGCATTGACGGACGAGCATGCCTTGCGCATACGTGACGTCGGTGGTCCACTATCGATGGTCTTTTGCACACGCGGACCGTGACTCGGGTGGCGGTACACCACCACCGCGCTGGGCCTCTCTCACCCAGGGAACCCGCGCGACTACGCGGTCGCAGACTCATGACCTGAGTCCAGTGCAGCAACTCCTGTCACACCCCACGCTCACCGACGAGGACCCTTGATGCCCGGCAACACCGCAGTGCTGCGCACTGCACACCATGTTGACAGCCCCCATACCACGCTGCGCGAGATCGAACAGCGAGTGTTGTGGTTGTCCACCGCGATCATTCACCACGCCAACCGAATTCGCCCCAACACCAGCGGACTGAAGGTAGGTGGGCATCAGGCATCCAGTGCGTCGATGGCGACGATCATGACGTCGCTGTGGTTCGAGCAGCTGCAACCAGGCGACCGGGTGTCGGTCAAACCGCATGCCTCACCAGTGCTGCACGGAATCAACTACCTCCTGGGTGAACTCGATGTGTCGTATTTGCCGCGGCTTCGTGAGTTCGGCGGACTGCAGTCCTATCCGAGCCGCACCAAAGACCCGGACCCGGTCGACTACTCGACCGGCTCGGTGGGAATCGGTGCCACGGCGCCGATCTGGGGCGCGATCGCGCGCCGATACGTCGACTCCCAGATCGGCGCAGTTGGTAAGGGCAGGCAGTATTCGCTCGTCGGCGATGCCGAACTGGATGAAGGTGCGGTCTGGGAGGCCGTCCTCGACCCTACGGTGGCTGATCTCGGCGAGATTGTCTGGATCATCGACCTGAATCGTCAGTCGTTGGACCGGGTGGTGCCCAATATCGCTGCCGGGCGGCTGGAGACAATGTTCACCGCGGCGGGCTGGCAGGTGATCACGGTGAAGTTCGGTGCCTTGCTGGAGTCGCTGTTCACCCGTTCCGGCGGTTCCGCCCTGCGCACCCGAATCCTCGACATGCCCAATCCCGAGTATCAGCGCCTCTTGCGGTGTGCCGCAGAGGAACTCCGCCAGCGGCTACCGGGAACGGGCCCGGACGCGCCGGCCATCGCCGCACTGGTGGCCGAGCTCGAGGATGCGGAACTACTCGAGGCGATACGCAATCTCGGCGGCCACGATCTCGTTGCGCTGCGCGAAGCGTACGCGCGAATCGACGACACTCGGCCGACGGCCATCATTGCCTACACCATCAAAGGCCGTGGGCTTCCCACTCAGGGGCACCCGCAGAATCACTCCTCATTGCTCACGACGGAGCAGTATGAGCAGCTGGCCGTGGACTTGGGCATCGACGTCGGCAATCCCTGGCCTCGATTCGATCCCGAGACCGCCGCGGGTCGCCTCTGCATGCAAACGGCGCACCGTCTCAAACGTGAACCGGTGCAGCTGATGACGCCACCGCCCATACCGGGAGACTTGGGACGCACTCCGTCGGGGACGGCGACCACCCAGGCCGCGCTGGGCCGGGTGCTGCTCGACTTGAGCCGCCAGTCTCCGGAAGCTGCCAAACGGGTCGTGACCGTCAGCCCCGATGTCAGTTCGACGACCAACCTGGCCGGCTGGCTGAACAAGGTCGGTGTCTGGTCCCCGAGTGAGCGTCGCAACTGGTTCGACGATGACCCGGAGACGATCATGCACTGGCGGGAGAAACCGACCGGGCAACACATGGAACTCGGCATCGCCGAAACCAATCTCGTCGGACTCATGAGCGAACTCGGCGCAACGTGGAGCCGGTGGGGACAGCCGCTGCTGCCCATCGGCGTGCTTTACGACCCGTTTGTCGAGCGCGCGCTGGAACCCTGGTCGTACGGGATTTATGCAGGGGGGCAGTCCATTCTGGTTGGTACCCCGTCCGGCGTCACGTTGGCCGCCGAGGGCGGAGCCCACCAATCGATCAAGACGCCCTCCATCGGTCTGGAGCAACCGGGCTGTGTCAGTTATGAGCCGGCTTTCGCCATCGATGTCGAATGGACGCTGTTGTCGTGCATCGGACGCATCGGCCGTCCCGACGGCACATCGGCTTACATCCGGTTGTCCACCCGCCCGGTGGACCAGTTGCTGGCCGCAGTACCCGTCGACCCCGCCGGACGGCAGCGCCGACGCCGCCACGTGCTGGCCGGAGGTTACGTGCTGCGCAAGGCCGCCAGCCCCGGGTTGACGCTGGTCGGTATGGGCGCGGTGATGACCGAGACCTTGGCCGCCGCCGAGCGCCGGGCGCAGCACGGTGTTGATGCCGATGTCGTGTGTGTCACCAGCCCGGGCCTTCTGTACGAGGCGCTGCAGGCCCGGCAGGGGCGCGGCGACGGACCCACCTGGATTCTGGATCAGCTTTTCCCGGCTGGCCGAGCTGCACCGATGCTCAGCGTCCTCGACGGTCACCCACACACGTTGGCGTTCCTGCCCGCCATCAACGGTGTACCGGGAGTTCAGCTGGGCGTCAGTCGATTCGGTCAGGTCGGCTCCCTGCAAGAGGTGTACCGATATCACGGAATCGATACCGACAGCATTGTGGGCGCCGCATTCGATCTCGTCGGGACGGTCTGACATGACTGCAGCGGAAAATGCCATCGCCGTGCCACTGCCCAGCCTGGGTGAGGCTGTCACCGAGGCGACGATCACACGCTGGCTCAAAGCCGTGGGTGACTACGTGGAGGTCGACGAACCACTGCTCGAAGTGTCGACCGACAAGGTGGACACCGAGATCACGGCTCCGGCGGCCGGCGTCCTGATGGAGGTCATCGAACCCGAGGACGCTGTTGTGGCCGTGGGTGCCATCGTCGCCACTCTCGGGGTCTCCGCACCGTCGACTCCGAATCCGCAGACGACGACTCCTCCCGTCGCAACTCAGCCCCCGCCTGTGCCCGAAGCAGCGGACTCGGTGATGCCCGCGCCCACGGAGTCGTCGACATCGGAGATCGACGCCGGCGGTGAAGGCAACCGGGTGGAAAAGCTGCCGCGGATTCGCCGGACGATCGCACGTCGGATGGTCGAATCACTGCAGACCGCAGCCCAATTGACCACCGTTGTGGAGGCGGACCTGACGGTGATCGCGGCCCGCCGCGCGCAGATGAAACAGGAGTTCTTCGAACGCACCGGCTCCCGGCTGTCCTATCTGCCCTTCATCGTGGTGGCCGCGGTGGACGCTCTTGTCGAGCACCCCATCATCAATGCCACGGTCGACGCCGACTGTTCTGAGGTGACCTATCACGGCTCCGTGCACCTGGGGGTGGCAGTGGACAGCCCCAAGGGGCTGATGGTGCCGGTCATCTGCGATGCCCAGCACAAGGATGTCGTGGAGATGGGTGCAGCTATCGCGACTGCAGCCGCAGCCGTGCGCGACGGCTCCATACGGCCCGACGAGTTGAGCGGTGGCACCTTCACGATCACCAACACCGGCAGCCGCGGGGCACTGTTCGACACTCCCATCATCAACCAGCCCCAGTCGGCAATCCTCGGCATCGGTGCTGCCACT
Coding sequences within:
- a CDS encoding transketolase-like TK C-terminal-containing protein — protein: MPGNTAVLRTAHHVDSPHTTLREIEQRVLWLSTAIIHHANRIRPNTSGLKVGGHQASSASMATIMTSLWFEQLQPGDRVSVKPHASPVLHGINYLLGELDVSYLPRLREFGGLQSYPSRTKDPDPVDYSTGSVGIGATAPIWGAIARRYVDSQIGAVGKGRQYSLVGDAELDEGAVWEAVLDPTVADLGEIVWIIDLNRQSLDRVVPNIAAGRLETMFTAAGWQVITVKFGALLESLFTRSGGSALRTRILDMPNPEYQRLLRCAAEELRQRLPGTGPDAPAIAALVAELEDAELLEAIRNLGGHDLVALREAYARIDDTRPTAIIAYTIKGRGLPTQGHPQNHSSLLTTEQYEQLAVDLGIDVGNPWPRFDPETAAGRLCMQTAHRLKREPVQLMTPPPIPGDLGRTPSGTATTQAALGRVLLDLSRQSPEAAKRVVTVSPDVSSTTNLAGWLNKVGVWSPSERRNWFDDDPETIMHWREKPTGQHMELGIAETNLVGLMSELGATWSRWGQPLLPIGVLYDPFVERALEPWSYGIYAGGQSILVGTPSGVTLAAEGGAHQSIKTPSIGLEQPGCVSYEPAFAIDVEWTLLSCIGRIGRPDGTSAYIRLSTRPVDQLLAAVPVDPAGRQRRRRHVLAGGYVLRKAASPGLTLVGMGAVMTETLAAAERRAQHGVDADVVCVTSPGLLYEALQARQGRGDGPTWILDQLFPAGRAAPMLSVLDGHPHTLAFLPAINGVPGVQLGVSRFGQVGSLQEVYRYHGIDTDSIVGAAFDLVGTV
- a CDS encoding 2-oxo acid dehydrogenase subunit E2, with the translated sequence MTAAENAIAVPLPSLGEAVTEATITRWLKAVGDYVEVDEPLLEVSTDKVDTEITAPAAGVLMEVIEPEDAVVAVGAIVATLGVSAPSTPNPQTTTPPVATQPPPVPEAADSVMPAPTESSTSEIDAGGEGNRVEKLPRIRRTIARRMVESLQTAAQLTTVVEADLTVIAARRAQMKQEFFERTGSRLSYLPFIVVAAVDALVEHPIINATVDADCSEVTYHGSVHLGVAVDSPKGLMVPVICDAQHKDVVEMGAAIATAAAAVRDGSIRPDELSGGTFTITNTGSRGALFDTPIINQPQSAILGIGAATQRLVPEHDADGALLIRARTMAYLSLTYDHRLIDGADAARYLTAVRARLEQ